A window of Marinobacter salarius contains these coding sequences:
- a CDS encoding lysophospholipid acyltransferase family protein gives MALSKATFLITALRLAGKLPLRGAQLIGRFLGMISWMSKSQYRTVTDINLKICLPELTDDQHDRMVRSSLRHTGQTMMEIPLMWEWPVERCLGLIREIEGEELLAEAKKDGRGLLLLAPHLGNWELTGLYFSSRYRMAALYSPPHIREFEDYMIQVRGRMGSELVRGDRRGLARLITLLREGEVAGILPDQSPRGKGNAYAPFFGIEVRTMTLVSKLLQKSGAKPLVTYSERLKDGEGFRLVIRECEPGIADPDPVTATTALNKSIENVVREVPEQYQWEYKRFRHRPPGLPHPYRPGRVCK, from the coding sequence ATGGCGCTTTCCAAAGCAACGTTTCTGATTACCGCTCTCCGGCTTGCCGGCAAACTCCCCCTGCGTGGCGCCCAGCTTATCGGGCGTTTCCTTGGCATGATCAGTTGGATGTCCAAATCCCAGTACCGCACGGTTACCGACATCAACCTGAAAATCTGCCTGCCGGAGCTGACGGACGACCAGCATGACCGGATGGTGCGCTCCAGCCTGCGGCACACCGGCCAGACCATGATGGAAATCCCCCTGATGTGGGAATGGCCAGTGGAACGCTGCCTGGGCCTGATCCGTGAGATCGAAGGCGAAGAACTGCTCGCAGAGGCGAAAAAGGACGGCCGGGGGCTGTTGCTGCTGGCACCGCATCTCGGCAACTGGGAGCTCACCGGGCTTTATTTTTCCTCGCGATACCGCATGGCGGCCCTCTACAGCCCACCCCATATCCGGGAATTCGAGGATTACATGATCCAGGTTCGCGGGCGCATGGGTTCGGAGCTGGTTCGTGGTGACCGTCGCGGGCTGGCAAGACTGATCACTCTGTTGCGGGAAGGCGAGGTCGCCGGCATCCTCCCGGACCAGAGTCCAAGGGGCAAAGGCAACGCGTACGCGCCTTTCTTCGGCATCGAGGTGCGCACCATGACGTTGGTCTCGAAGCTGCTGCAGAAGTCCGGCGCCAAACCCCTGGTCACCTACTCCGAACGCCTGAAAGATGGCGAAGGTTTCCGGCTGGTGATCCGCGAATGCGAACCAGGCATTGCCGACCCGGACCCGGTGACTGCCACAACCGCGCTGAATAAATCCATCGAGAATGTGGTACGGGAGGTGCCGGAACAGTACCAGTGGGAATACAAACGCTTTCGCCATCGCCCACCGGGCCTGCCCCACCCTTACCGACCCGGCAGAGTGTGTAAGTAA
- a CDS encoding glycosyltransferase family 2 protein: MSPKRIGVVITTYNSPLWLSKVLTGYENQSQPDFRVIIADDGSTDETRTLIDQFSERSILRIDHVWHEDHGFRKCQILNKAIRETDCDYLIFTDGDCIPEPDFIATHQRLAEPGVFLSGGYIKLTMPVSEAISDDDIRNGVIFYPRWLISKGQPKNHKLWKLSSSSLKKTLLNAVTPAAASWNGMNSSTWTKDLIAVNGFNEDMQYGGLDRELGERLWNFGHKSRQIRYSTVCLHLDHARGYSKPEIWAKNRAIRKSVKQNGTFWAVNGIDKRENTQPS, translated from the coding sequence ATGTCACCAAAACGCATTGGCGTTGTCATCACCACCTACAATTCCCCGTTATGGCTAAGCAAGGTTCTGACGGGTTATGAAAACCAGAGCCAGCCGGACTTTCGGGTAATCATTGCTGATGACGGGTCAACCGACGAGACCCGCACCCTGATCGACCAGTTCAGCGAACGCAGCATCCTGCGGATCGATCATGTCTGGCACGAGGACCATGGCTTTCGCAAGTGCCAGATCCTCAACAAGGCCATCCGGGAAACCGACTGCGACTACCTGATCTTCACGGACGGCGACTGCATCCCGGAACCAGACTTCATCGCCACCCATCAACGACTGGCCGAGCCGGGCGTGTTCCTGTCGGGCGGCTACATCAAACTCACCATGCCAGTTTCGGAAGCGATTTCCGACGACGATATCCGCAACGGTGTCATCTTTTACCCCCGGTGGCTGATCAGCAAGGGCCAACCGAAGAACCACAAGCTCTGGAAGCTGTCCAGCTCGTCCCTGAAGAAGACACTCCTGAATGCCGTCACACCCGCAGCCGCCAGCTGGAACGGCATGAACAGCTCCACCTGGACCAAAGACCTGATTGCCGTTAATGGCTTCAACGAAGACATGCAATACGGTGGCCTGGACCGCGAACTTGGCGAGCGCCTCTGGAACTTTGGTCACAAATCCCGGCAGATTCGCTACAGCACCGTTTGCCTGCACCTGGACCACGCTCGGGGTTACTCGAAGCCTGAGATCTGGGCGAAGAATCGGGCCATCCGAAAATCCGTGAAACAGAATGGAACCTTCTGGGCAGTAAATGGCATCGATAAACGAGAGAATACTCAGCCGTCCTGA
- a CDS encoding glycosyltransferase — MKVKEYPPSLARMIYLNSLNTAGLHDPSRGDELPVIVSLTSIESRLKCVHLAVRSVLRQSQPPKKIILWLGNDCENKIPEKLHRLQGQRFEIKFRPDVGPHTKLIYCLKENPSETIVTCDDDLMYPQGWLQSLYHAHTKNPDEIIGHQCRRIRYSEARSPAPYRQWTYETPDSSDTYTMPLGYGGVLYPPGSLSEMSTSSDLFLKLSPKADDLWFKAMSLLAGTSSRNTTKTERKPYPIPFSQGVALKKSNVREDANRDQWMELAEHFDLHP, encoded by the coding sequence ATGAAAGTTAAAGAGTATCCGCCGTCACTGGCGCGCATGATATATCTGAACTCCCTGAATACCGCGGGGTTACACGATCCATCCAGAGGTGACGAGCTCCCGGTCATTGTTTCACTCACATCCATTGAGTCACGACTTAAGTGTGTGCATCTGGCCGTTCGCAGTGTGCTGAGGCAATCACAACCGCCGAAGAAGATCATCCTTTGGCTAGGAAATGACTGCGAAAACAAGATCCCGGAAAAGTTGCATCGCCTGCAAGGACAGCGCTTTGAAATAAAATTCAGGCCCGATGTTGGTCCACACACGAAACTGATTTACTGCCTCAAAGAAAACCCCTCGGAAACGATCGTGACCTGTGATGACGACCTTATGTATCCCCAGGGATGGCTGCAATCTCTTTACCATGCCCACACAAAAAATCCGGATGAGATCATAGGCCACCAGTGCCGAAGAATTCGCTACTCGGAAGCAAGATCTCCGGCGCCGTATCGCCAATGGACCTATGAGACCCCAGACAGCTCTGACACATACACTATGCCATTAGGTTACGGTGGCGTGCTCTATCCGCCGGGGTCCCTGTCAGAGATGTCTACGTCGAGTGACTTGTTCTTGAAGCTATCCCCCAAAGCAGATGATCTTTGGTTCAAGGCAATGAGCCTCCTGGCGGGAACTTCTTCTCGAAATACGACGAAAACGGAACGCAAACCCTACCCGATTCCATTCTCGCAAGGCGTTGCTCTGAAGAAGTCCAATGTCAGAGAAGACGCGAACAGAGATCAGTGGATGGAGCTCGCGGAACACTTTGACCTCCATCCTTAA